Proteins from one Desulfocurvus vexinensis DSM 17965 genomic window:
- a CDS encoding substrate-binding periplasmic protein yields the protein MNRTVLLLLTALALVASPCAPAAAGGAMHVAYTDFPPFHSQDEQGRMSGLLYDIVTEAVQKRLGIPLAWEPCPWARCQERVERGQADALVTVPTPERARYTVTHDVPLYRKERALFTYAGHPRMDQILALGGVADIRRAGFTVITYVGNGWSREHLAKAGVRVIETADLDSIWPMLAARRADLAVECPPAAWGAMRGRVPEGQVVQTPVVLEAVPFHLLVGKGSPLAGFLPQLSAILASMHADGSMERILSAYR from the coding sequence ATGAACCGAACGGTCCTGCTGCTGCTCACGGCCCTGGCGCTGGTCGCCTCGCCGTGCGCCCCCGCAGCGGCGGGCGGGGCGATGCATGTCGCCTACACCGACTTTCCCCCCTTCCACAGCCAGGACGAGCAGGGCCGCATGTCCGGGCTGCTCTACGACATCGTCACCGAGGCCGTGCAGAAGCGCCTGGGCATCCCTCTGGCCTGGGAGCCCTGCCCCTGGGCCCGCTGCCAGGAGCGCGTGGAGCGCGGCCAGGCCGACGCGCTGGTCACCGTGCCCACCCCCGAGCGGGCCCGCTACACCGTGACCCACGACGTGCCGTTGTACCGCAAGGAGCGGGCCCTGTTCACCTACGCGGGCCATCCGCGCATGGACCAGATCCTGGCCCTGGGCGGCGTGGCGGACATCCGCCGGGCCGGGTTCACGGTCATCACCTACGTGGGCAACGGCTGGAGCCGGGAGCACCTGGCCAAGGCCGGGGTGCGGGTGATCGAGACTGCGGACCTGGACAGCATCTGGCCCATGCTGGCCGCGCGGCGCGCGGATCTGGCCGTGGAGTGCCCGCCCGCCGCCTGGGGAGCCATGCGGGGCCGGGTTCCCGAAGGCCAGGTGGTGCAGACACCCGTGGTCCTCGAGGCGGTGCCGTTCCATCTGCTCGTGGGCAAGGGCTCGCCCCTGGCGGGTTTTTTGCCACAACTGTCCGCCATCCTCGCCTCCATGCACGCCGACGGCAGCATGGAGCGCATCCTGTCCGCCTACAGGTAG
- a CDS encoding peptidylprolyl isomerase, whose protein sequence is MLDGMRQHAGSWVIKILFLIIILAFILAYGSGSLQQGGSGILAYVDDEPILVRDFERQYETDVRQLQEQIPNLSAEDMAKFDIKQAVLAKMVNTMLLDRQAQRLGIGVTDAELGAFIRSNPRFQGEGQAFDEQYYERAVRAQGMTPAAFEESTRRAIVQHKLMEHVGRAAQVQEREARDLFLFSQERLVVDYLLLPWEDFKEGVTPAEEEIATYYKDNMERFKRPATAGFNLLLLAPANLASRQEVDDAAVRAYYDTHPGEFEVAESVRARHILLELPADAPGAQADKARVELLKLKARLAKGESFATLAEKHSDCPSSARGGDLGWFTRQAMVAPFAEAAFALEPGAVSDPVRTEFGWHLIKVEERREAGTKTFEEAAQGIRQQLAEEKAADALHEVLDMAIGRLVAGDTLAQVAESLDLPLQPVPAVAKATLVQRLGVDEASAEMLFGLAVGKATEIPVEIEEGALLAEKTVDNPESVAGLDEVREAIVEALRREAAMRLAREKAVQVLAETADGDLPATLRGKVKTSEPFQRSGVVGELGMNPTLAEAAFAAEAGKWLPEPHAVANGYALVRVRERQVPSDEQWAAARDVMLAQIRQSRQQEMFQAFVMELRDKAQVKIVEPRVLQ, encoded by the coding sequence ATGCTAGACGGAATGCGGCAGCACGCCGGATCGTGGGTCATCAAGATCCTGTTCCTGATCATCATCCTGGCGTTCATCCTGGCCTACGGCTCGGGCTCGCTGCAGCAGGGCGGCAGCGGCATCCTGGCCTACGTGGACGACGAGCCCATCCTCGTGCGCGACTTCGAGCGCCAGTACGAGACCGACGTGCGCCAGCTCCAGGAGCAGATCCCCAACCTGAGCGCCGAGGACATGGCCAAGTTCGACATCAAGCAGGCCGTGCTGGCCAAGATGGTCAACACCATGCTGCTGGACCGCCAGGCCCAGCGCCTGGGCATCGGCGTGACCGACGCCGAGCTGGGAGCCTTCATCCGCTCCAACCCGCGCTTCCAGGGCGAGGGCCAGGCCTTCGACGAGCAGTACTACGAGCGCGCGGTGCGCGCCCAGGGCATGACCCCCGCAGCCTTCGAGGAGTCCACCCGCCGGGCCATCGTGCAGCACAAGCTCATGGAGCACGTGGGCCGCGCGGCCCAGGTCCAGGAGCGCGAGGCTCGCGACCTGTTCCTGTTCAGCCAGGAGCGGCTGGTGGTGGACTACCTGCTGCTGCCCTGGGAGGACTTCAAGGAGGGCGTGACCCCCGCCGAGGAGGAGATCGCCACCTACTACAAGGACAATATGGAGCGCTTCAAGCGTCCGGCCACGGCGGGCTTCAACCTGCTGCTGCTGGCCCCGGCCAACCTGGCCTCGCGCCAGGAGGTGGACGACGCCGCCGTGCGCGCCTACTACGACACCCACCCCGGGGAGTTCGAGGTCGCCGAGTCCGTGCGCGCCCGGCACATCCTGCTGGAGTTGCCCGCCGACGCCCCCGGGGCCCAGGCCGACAAGGCGCGCGTCGAGCTGCTCAAGCTCAAGGCCCGCCTGGCCAAGGGCGAGAGCTTCGCCACCCTGGCCGAGAAGCATTCCGACTGCCCGAGCAGCGCGCGCGGCGGCGACCTGGGCTGGTTCACCCGCCAGGCCATGGTCGCGCCCTTTGCCGAGGCCGCCTTCGCCCTGGAGCCCGGGGCCGTGAGCGACCCGGTGCGCACCGAGTTCGGCTGGCACCTGATCAAGGTCGAGGAGCGCCGCGAGGCCGGGACCAAGACCTTCGAGGAGGCCGCTCAGGGCATCCGCCAGCAGCTGGCCGAGGAGAAGGCCGCCGACGCCCTGCACGAAGTGCTGGACATGGCCATCGGCCGTCTGGTGGCCGGGGACACCCTGGCCCAGGTGGCCGAGTCGCTGGATCTGCCGCTGCAGCCCGTGCCTGCCGTGGCCAAGGCCACCCTGGTGCAGCGCCTGGGCGTGGACGAGGCCTCCGCCGAGATGCTCTTCGGCCTGGCCGTGGGCAAGGCCACCGAGATCCCCGTGGAGATCGAGGAGGGCGCCCTGCTGGCCGAGAAGACCGTGGACAACCCCGAGTCCGTGGCCGGGCTGGACGAGGTGCGCGAGGCCATCGTGGAGGCCCTGCGCCGCGAGGCGGCCATGCGCCTGGCCCGCGAGAAGGCCGTCCAGGTGCTGGCCGAGACTGCGGACGGCGACCTGCCCGCGACCCTGCGCGGCAAGGTCAAGACCAGCGAGCCCTTCCAGCGCTCGGGCGTGGTCGGCGAGCTGGGCATGAACCCGACCCTGGCCGAGGCCGCCTTCGCCGCCGAGGCCGGGAAGTGGCTGCCCGAGCCCCACGCCGTGGCCAACGGCTACGCCCTGGTGCGCGTGCGCGAGCGTCAGGTGCCCTCCGACGAGCAGTGGGCCGCCGCCAGGGACGTCATGCTGGCCCAGATCCGCCAGTCGCGCCAGCAGGAGATGTTCCAGGCCTTTGTCATGGAACTGCGCGACAAGGCCCAGGTCAAGATCGTGGAGCCGCGCGTGCTGCAATAG
- a CDS encoding AMIN domain-containing protein produces MTAGKQTANGRGDAVKCGNCGNDLMLGIVPRGPARLLHMLPLAPYRCVRCGKSNWRLSVSYGALGSRLALGLLGLVALVLAYWLGATLGLPGADPAPGAVTMAALPPAPQEPAPPAPPEAPAPPEAEAPLQAAAAPGAPAEASPVQAGAPLAAAPQDAQTPLDEEAPLDIVPRPLKAEPRSAEAAKPAAGGPLRIRDLTVRTSGGAVVVTARASAALAAPRAFALENPPRFVVDIPGQWTPDSARSVKTAAKGLRGVRTGLRDGALRLVLDLERKPAKGPQVARKGDTLTITLR; encoded by the coding sequence ATGACGGCAGGCAAGCAAACCGCCAACGGACGAGGCGACGCTGTGAAGTGCGGCAACTGTGGAAACGACCTGATGCTGGGCATCGTGCCCCGGGGCCCGGCGCGGCTTCTGCACATGCTGCCCCTGGCGCCCTACCGCTGCGTGCGCTGCGGCAAGAGCAACTGGCGGCTGTCGGTCTCCTACGGGGCCCTGGGCTCGCGGCTGGCCCTGGGCCTGCTGGGTCTGGTCGCCCTGGTGCTGGCCTATTGGCTGGGGGCGACCCTGGGCCTGCCGGGGGCGGACCCGGCACCCGGCGCGGTCACCATGGCCGCCCTGCCTCCGGCGCCGCAGGAGCCCGCCCCCCCGGCGCCCCCCGAGGCCCCCGCACCGCCCGAAGCCGAGGCGCCCCTGCAGGCCGCAGCCGCCCCGGGCGCCCCCGCCGAAGCCAGCCCCGTCCAGGCCGGGGCGCCCCTGGCCGCCGCCCCGCAGGACGCGCAGACGCCCCTGGACGAGGAGGCGCCCCTGGACATCGTGCCCCGCCCGCTCAAGGCCGAACCCCGGTCCGCCGAGGCCGCCAAGCCCGCCGCCGGGGGGCCCCTGCGGATCAGGGACCTGACCGTGCGCACCTCGGGCGGGGCCGTGGTCGTCACGGCGCGGGCCAGCGCCGCCCTGGCCGCCCCCCGGGCCTTTGCCCTGGAGAACCCGCCGCGCTTCGTGGTGGACATTCCCGGCCAGTGGACGCCCGACAGCGCCAGAAGCGTCAAGACAGCCGCAAAAGGTCTGCGCGGGGTGCGCACGGGCCTGCGCGACGGTGCCCTGCGCCTGGTGCTCGACCTGGAGCGCAAACCCGCCAAGGGGCCCCAGGTCGCGCGCAAGGGCGACACGCTGACCATCACCCTGCGCTAG
- a CDS encoding TetR/AcrR family transcriptional regulator, whose product MTTPAQARERIMAAAYAKFSARGIRRVTMDDIARDIRMSKKTLYRHFVGKHDLVRQLALVGVGRRLEAARQALEAAPGPREGFAAGFFAIQRLSSEASPEFLGDIRADYPEIWEEVEAVRMRIVALFARCLAESAARGELRPGVVPEVAAGIMQAVVQHYMIPETFREAGLDPNAAVSTWFTMLSAGLFRDPPQLRLGGMDLPAS is encoded by the coding sequence ATGACGACCCCTGCCCAGGCCCGCGAGCGGATCATGGCCGCAGCCTACGCGAAGTTCTCCGCGCGCGGCATTCGCCGGGTGACCATGGACGACATCGCCCGCGACATCCGCATGAGCAAGAAGACGCTGTACCGGCACTTCGTGGGCAAGCACGACCTGGTGCGCCAGCTGGCCCTTGTGGGCGTCGGGCGGCGGCTGGAGGCCGCGCGCCAGGCCCTGGAGGCGGCGCCCGGCCCGCGCGAGGGCTTCGCGGCGGGCTTTTTCGCCATCCAGCGCCTGAGCAGCGAGGCCTCCCCCGAGTTCCTGGGCGACATCCGTGCCGACTACCCCGAAATATGGGAAGAGGTCGAGGCCGTGCGCATGCGTATCGTGGCGCTGTTCGCCCGCTGCTTGGCCGAGAGCGCGGCGCGGGGCGAGCTGCGCCCGGGCGTGGTGCCCGAGGTCGCGGCGGGCATCATGCAGGCCGTGGTCCAGCACTACATGATCCCGGAAACCTTCCGCGAGGCGGGCCTGGACCCGAACGCGGCGGTGAGCACCTGGTTCACCATGCTCTCGGCGGGCCTGTTCCGCGATCCGCCCCAGCTGCGGCTGGGCGGCATGGACCTGCCCGCCTCTTGA
- a CDS encoding DMT family transporter: MRKGLVCAVLSACCFGLLPILGKLGFAHGLDSTRMLQYRFVIGALLLAAWFAATRREALRISPAGLLKTALLGGLISPVQSTCFMLSLETIPAATTSLILYFYPAVVTLLGALIHRQRIGRRVGLSLVLVTAGCALVFLDAFMREVALAGVLWACVSMAVFSVYMLLVQRLMRGERPLTFSLYVIFFAALAFTLLRGLPDPGSVTPAQAGVALALGLVPTVLALTLLYTAIEAVGSAYASIFSTMEPVTTVAAAALLLGEPVFARQLAGAALIVAGIVLPNLALLRRQARVAPG, translated from the coding sequence ATGCGAAAAGGTCTTGTCTGCGCCGTGCTTTCGGCCTGCTGCTTCGGGCTGCTGCCCATCCTGGGCAAACTCGGCTTCGCCCACGGCCTGGACTCCACGCGCATGCTGCAATACCGCTTCGTCATCGGGGCGCTGCTGCTGGCGGCCTGGTTCGCGGCCACCCGGCGCGAGGCCCTGCGCATCTCGCCCGCCGGGCTGCTCAAGACGGCGCTGCTGGGCGGGCTCATCTCCCCGGTGCAGAGCACCTGCTTCATGCTTTCCCTGGAGACCATCCCCGCCGCCACCACCTCGCTGATCCTGTACTTCTACCCCGCCGTGGTCACGCTGCTCGGGGCGCTCATCCACCGCCAGCGCATCGGGCGGCGGGTGGGCCTGTCGCTGGTGCTGGTCACCGCCGGGTGCGCCCTGGTATTCCTGGACGCCTTCATGCGCGAGGTGGCCCTGGCCGGGGTGCTGTGGGCCTGCGTGTCCATGGCCGTCTTCTCGGTCTACATGCTGCTGGTGCAGCGCCTGATGCGCGGCGAGCGCCCGCTGACCTTCTCGCTGTACGTGATCTTCTTCGCCGCCCTGGCCTTCACCCTGCTACGCGGGCTGCCCGACCCGGGCAGCGTGACCCCGGCCCAGGCGGGCGTGGCCCTGGCCCTGGGCCTGGTGCCCACGGTGCTGGCCCTGACCCTGCTCTACACGGCCATCGAGGCCGTGGGCAGCGCGTATGCGTCCATCTTCTCCACCATGGAACCGGTGACCACCGTGGCTGCGGCGGCCCTGCTGCTGGGCGAGCCGGTCTTCGCCCGCCAGCTGGCCGGGGCGGCGCTCATCGTGGCGGGCATCGTGCTGCCCAACCTGGCGCTTTTGCGCCGCCAGGCACGGGTGGCCCCGGGCTGA
- a CDS encoding aconitate hydratase, translating into MPMNLTRKIIAAHRVDGEMTPGSEVALRIDQTLTQDATGTMAHLQFEAIGVPRVRTELSVSYVDHNTLQMGFRNPDDHRYLRTVAARYGIVFSPAGTGICHQLHLENFARPGRTLIGSDSHTPTAGGVGSLAMGAGGLSVALAMAGEPYVITMPRVVEVHLAGRLGGWATAKDIILHLLGELSVKGGVGKVLEYTGPGVATLTVPERATITNMGAELGATTSIFPSDEQTRDFLRAMGREADFEALAADPGADYDERVEIDLGALEPLVAAPHMPDQRRTVRELAGLKVDQAAIGSCTNSSYADLKTVALMLAGQRIDPGTDLLVSPGSKQVLAMLAAENLVEPVLASGARLLECTCGPCIGMGGSPVSAGVSVRTFNRNFEGRSGTQDAQVYLASPQTAAMCALRGAFSDPATWGQPPAQPEFPARVPSIRHLFVMPPADGAGVEVLRGPNIVALETFDALPASIAATVTLKVGDNITTDHILPAGAQITALRSNIPAISEHVFSRVDAGFVARQREAGCGIIVGGDNYGQGSSREHAALGPRHLGVRAVLVRSLARIHRANLVNFGILPLLFADPADYERVAQGAAVSIPAARLAAGGVLELEVAGAGRVAVRNDLTENELAIIQAGGLLNHVRTRAGA; encoded by the coding sequence ATGCCCATGAACCTGACCCGCAAGATCATCGCCGCCCACCGGGTTGACGGGGAGATGACCCCCGGCAGCGAGGTGGCCCTGCGCATCGACCAGACCCTGACCCAGGACGCCACCGGGACCATGGCCCACCTCCAGTTCGAGGCCATCGGCGTGCCCCGGGTGCGCACCGAGCTGTCGGTGAGCTACGTGGACCACAACACGTTGCAGATGGGCTTTCGCAACCCCGACGACCACCGCTACCTGCGCACCGTGGCCGCGCGCTACGGCATCGTCTTCTCCCCGGCGGGCACGGGCATCTGCCACCAGCTGCACCTGGAGAATTTCGCGCGCCCGGGGCGGACGCTCATCGGCTCGGACAGCCACACCCCCACGGCGGGCGGCGTGGGCAGCCTGGCCATGGGCGCGGGGGGCCTGTCCGTGGCCCTGGCCATGGCCGGGGAGCCGTATGTCATCACCATGCCCCGGGTGGTGGAAGTCCACCTCGCCGGGCGGCTGGGCGGCTGGGCCACGGCCAAGGACATCATCCTGCACCTGCTCGGCGAGCTGAGCGTCAAGGGCGGGGTGGGCAAGGTGCTGGAATACACCGGGCCGGGCGTGGCCACGCTGACCGTGCCCGAGCGGGCGACCATCACCAACATGGGCGCCGAGCTGGGCGCCACCACGTCCATCTTTCCCAGCGACGAGCAGACCCGGGACTTTTTGCGCGCCATGGGCCGCGAGGCGGATTTCGAGGCCCTGGCGGCCGACCCCGGCGCCGACTACGACGAGCGCGTGGAGATCGACCTGGGCGCCCTGGAGCCCCTGGTGGCCGCCCCGCACATGCCCGACCAGCGCCGGACCGTGCGCGAGCTGGCCGGGCTCAAGGTGGACCAGGCGGCCATCGGCTCGTGCACCAACTCCTCCTACGCGGACCTCAAGACCGTGGCCCTGATGCTTGCGGGCCAACGCATCGACCCGGGCACGGACCTGCTCGTCTCGCCGGGTTCCAAGCAGGTGCTGGCCATGCTGGCCGCCGAGAATCTCGTGGAGCCCGTGCTGGCCTCGGGCGCGCGGCTGCTGGAATGCACCTGCGGGCCGTGCATCGGCATGGGCGGTTCGCCGGTGTCGGCGGGCGTGTCGGTGCGCACCTTCAACCGCAACTTCGAGGGCCGCAGCGGCACCCAGGACGCCCAGGTCTACCTGGCCAGCCCGCAGACCGCCGCCATGTGCGCCCTGCGCGGCGCGTTCAGCGACCCGGCCACCTGGGGCCAGCCCCCGGCGCAGCCCGAATTCCCGGCGCGGGTGCCCTCCATCCGCCACCTGTTCGTCATGCCCCCGGCCGACGGCGCGGGCGTGGAGGTGCTGCGCGGGCCCAACATCGTGGCCCTGGAGACCTTCGACGCCCTGCCCGCGAGCATCGCGGCCACGGTGACCCTCAAGGTGGGCGACAACATCACCACCGACCATATCCTGCCCGCCGGGGCCCAGATCACGGCCCTGCGCTCCAACATCCCGGCCATCAGCGAGCACGTCTTCTCGCGGGTGGACGCGGGCTTCGTGGCCCGCCAGCGCGAGGCCGGGTGCGGGATCATCGTGGGCGGCGACAACTACGGCCAGGGCTCCAGCCGCGAGCACGCGGCTCTGGGCCCGCGCCACCTGGGCGTGCGCGCGGTGCTGGTCCGCTCCCTGGCGCGCATCCACCGCGCCAACCTCGTGAACTTCGGCATCCTGCCGCTGTTGTTCGCCGACCCGGCGGACTACGAGCGCGTGGCCCAGGGCGCGGCGGTGTCCATCCCCGCCGCGCGGCTGGCCGCCGGCGGCGTGCTGGAGCTGGAGGTGGCGGGCGCGGGCCGGGTGGCCGTCCGAAACGATTTGACGGAAAACGAACTGGCTATTATTCAGGCAGGCGGCCTGCTCAACCATGTGCGCACCCGCGCGGGCGCGTAG
- a CDS encoding transglycosylase SLT domain-containing protein, with product MDKQRRTALQAAVAAALLPLAAPALAAPQAPAAATHINVILPRSRQLDLDGAAGRAVQERLTLAVMDFVRENYQGRNLPVWRKPLAEVELHKRVANICLWIVRSCHAHREVYPMDPAWVAGQIMAESFFNEFAVSWALAVGICQFIGPTASEYGLMVAGSVPAHGAAPYRNPADAGAGAHYTAVRAQWREALRERRRLGDEAELLRAAMQAHADGAPFPQARAYLDAAAAVDALDAEVKDARQRFTAYLEANFAGRNIFDAKDVAFFQGFDERVLYAKPVGAMVLMLARFLRARGGNILAAAAGYHAGLGNTSEDAGVYKRYGRIPAFADTVGYVSRCLVNHHEIAQRMGQV from the coding sequence ATGGACAAGCAACGCCGCACCGCCCTGCAAGCCGCCGTGGCCGCCGCCCTGCTGCCCCTGGCCGCCCCGGCCCTGGCCGCGCCCCAAGCGCCCGCCGCCGCCACGCATATCAACGTCATCCTGCCGCGCTCCCGCCAGCTCGACCTGGACGGGGCGGCGGGCCGCGCCGTCCAGGAGCGCCTGACCCTGGCCGTCATGGACTTCGTGCGCGAGAACTACCAGGGCCGCAACCTGCCCGTATGGCGCAAGCCGCTGGCCGAGGTGGAGCTGCACAAGCGCGTGGCCAACATCTGCCTGTGGATCGTGCGCTCCTGCCACGCCCACCGCGAGGTCTACCCCATGGACCCGGCCTGGGTCGCCGGGCAGATCATGGCCGAATCGTTCTTCAACGAATTCGCCGTGTCCTGGGCCCTGGCCGTGGGCATCTGCCAGTTCATCGGCCCCACGGCCAGCGAGTACGGCCTGATGGTGGCAGGCTCCGTGCCCGCCCACGGCGCCGCGCCCTACAGGAACCCCGCCGACGCAGGGGCCGGGGCGCACTACACCGCCGTGCGCGCCCAGTGGCGCGAGGCCCTGCGCGAGCGCAGGCGCCTGGGCGACGAGGCCGAGCTCTTGCGCGCGGCCATGCAGGCCCACGCCGACGGCGCGCCCTTCCCCCAGGCCCGGGCCTACCTGGACGCCGCCGCCGCGGTGGACGCGCTGGACGCCGAGGTCAAGGACGCCCGCCAGCGCTTCACGGCCTACCTGGAGGCCAACTTCGCCGGGCGCAACATCTTCGACGCCAAGGACGTGGCCTTCTTCCAGGGCTTCGACGAGCGCGTGCTCTACGCCAAACCCGTGGGCGCCATGGTGCTCATGCTGGCGCGCTTCCTGCGGGCCCGGGGCGGCAACATCCTGGCCGCCGCCGCCGGCTACCACGCCGGGCTGGGCAACACCAGCGAGGACGCCGGGGTCTACAAGCGCTACGGGCGCATCCCGGCCTTCGCCGACACCGTGGGCTACGTCAGCCGCTGCCTGGTCAACCACCACGAGATCGCCCAGCGCATGGGCCAGGTGTGA
- a CDS encoding HD-GYP domain-containing protein, translating to MPDVSRVPEDAYFAVSPLMLFPHTHGNFEVYLRQDGEYVLYTRTGELFTATHKRTMHDLGVREVFVLREQSARFRRYVEENLGAILSNESLPVRERAGIFYDVSVSIVRQAFTRRLPETMSEAEFARIRRLVRGCVGFLSRGDGLRAVGGLVSHDYKVYRHSINVLVFAMAILQTYDLEESFLEECGLGAILHDVGKTGIPRDILERPVKLSARDKEILRTHPVRGAALCAGMPLPGEVINVILFHHEKLDGSGYPAGIAAQSLPLAVRVVAVADKYENLISGPRWQAGLSPFRALRALSERYKGKYDPDVIRRLVLVLSGAGLAGDGAGGEEPAGEAGA from the coding sequence ATGCCCGATGTGTCGCGGGTTCCCGAGGACGCGTATTTCGCGGTGTCGCCGCTGATGCTGTTTCCGCACACCCACGGGAACTTCGAGGTCTACCTGCGCCAGGACGGCGAGTACGTGCTCTACACGCGCACCGGCGAGCTGTTCACGGCGACCCACAAGCGGACCATGCACGACCTGGGCGTGCGTGAGGTCTTCGTGCTGCGCGAGCAGAGCGCGCGCTTTCGCCGCTACGTCGAGGAGAACCTGGGGGCGATCCTGTCCAACGAGAGCCTGCCCGTGCGCGAGCGGGCGGGCATCTTCTACGACGTGTCGGTGTCCATCGTGCGCCAGGCGTTCACCCGGCGCCTGCCCGAGACCATGAGCGAGGCCGAGTTCGCGCGCATCCGCCGCCTGGTGCGCGGCTGCGTGGGCTTTTTGTCGCGCGGCGACGGGCTGCGCGCCGTGGGCGGGCTGGTCAGCCACGACTACAAGGTCTACCGCCACAGCATCAACGTGCTGGTCTTCGCCATGGCCATTTTGCAGACCTACGACCTGGAGGAGTCCTTCCTGGAGGAATGCGGGCTGGGGGCCATCCTGCACGACGTGGGCAAGACCGGGATACCGCGCGACATCCTGGAGCGCCCCGTGAAGCTTTCGGCGCGCGACAAGGAGATCCTGCGCACCCACCCCGTGCGCGGGGCGGCCCTGTGCGCCGGGATGCCGCTGCCCGGCGAGGTGATCAACGTGATCCTGTTCCACCACGAGAAGCTCGACGGCTCGGGCTACCCTGCGGGCATCGCGGCGCAGTCGCTGCCGCTGGCGGTGCGGGTGGTGGCCGTGGCCGACAAGTACGAGAACCTCATCTCCGGGCCGCGCTGGCAGGCGGGGCTTTCGCCCTTCCGGGCCCTGCGCGCGCTCTCGGAGCGCTACAAGGGCAAGTACGACCCCGACGTCATCCGCAGGCTGGTGCTGGTGCTCTCCGGCGCAGGGCTGGCCGGGGACGGGGCCGGGGGCGAGGAGCCCGCCGGGGAGGCCGGAGCGTAG
- a CDS encoding peptidylprolyl isomerase, with amino-acid sequence MKGFGIVLAALALIVTLGAARAQAQGAGPVVVLETSKGTIMVLLDPAKAPATVENFLKYVDAGFYDGTLFHRVIKGFMIQGGGFDTSLRPKPTMAPIRNESGNGLENRRGTIAMARTNDLDSATSQFYINHVDNAFLDTNKYCVFGKVLRGLNVVDEIAGVATGNQGGMADVPREQVLILRAYRHQG; translated from the coding sequence ATGAAAGGATTCGGCATCGTCCTGGCCGCACTGGCCCTGATCGTCACCCTGGGCGCGGCCCGGGCCCAGGCCCAGGGGGCCGGGCCCGTGGTCGTCCTGGAAACCAGCAAGGGCACAATCATGGTGCTGCTCGACCCCGCCAAGGCTCCGGCCACGGTGGAGAACTTCCTGAAGTACGTGGACGCGGGCTTCTACGACGGCACGCTGTTCCACCGGGTCATCAAGGGCTTCATGATCCAGGGCGGCGGGTTCGACACGTCCCTGCGCCCCAAGCCGACCATGGCGCCCATCCGCAACGAGTCCGGCAACGGCCTGGAAAACCGGCGCGGCACCATCGCCATGGCCCGCACCAACGACCTGGACAGCGCCACCAGCCAGTTCTACATCAACCATGTGGACAACGCCTTCCTGGACACCAACAAATACTGCGTGTTCGGCAAGGTGCTGCGCGGGCTGAACGTGGTGGACGAGATCGCGGGCGTGGCCACCGGCAACCAGGGCGGCATGGCCGACGTGCCCCGCGAGCAGGTGCTCATCCTGCGGGCCTACCGGCACCAGGGCTAG
- a CDS encoding substrate-binding periplasmic protein — protein MRTLLRLLLAVALLLPAVPCRAGQPLHIAFPEFWPFFSQGPDGAVTGFFHDIVTEALERRLGVPLVWECYPWVRCQERVREGKSDAMITAPTAERATYALTHPTPFYRKELVVFTAPGHPRLAEILALRSVQDIRRGGFSVVTYIGNGWSRENLSAVGIPVQESSCFECVWPMLAARRADLVVEWPPAAWPGIRHAELEDRVLQTGVVLDSMPFHLHIGKHSAHAALLGPFEETVAAMRVDGTLDRILAGY, from the coding sequence ATGCGTACACTCCTGCGTCTGCTGCTCGCTGTCGCCCTGCTGCTGCCCGCCGTGCCGTGCCGTGCCGGGCAGCCCCTGCACATCGCCTTTCCCGAGTTCTGGCCCTTCTTTTCCCAGGGGCCGGACGGCGCGGTGACGGGGTTCTTCCACGATATCGTCACCGAGGCCCTGGAGCGGCGTCTGGGCGTGCCCCTGGTCTGGGAGTGCTACCCCTGGGTCCGCTGCCAGGAGCGCGTGCGCGAGGGCAAGTCCGACGCCATGATTACCGCGCCCACCGCCGAGCGCGCGACCTACGCCCTGACCCACCCCACGCCCTTCTACCGCAAGGAGCTGGTGGTCTTCACCGCCCCCGGGCATCCGCGCCTGGCCGAAATCCTGGCCCTGCGCAGCGTGCAGGACATCCGCCGGGGAGGCTTCTCCGTGGTCACCTATATCGGCAACGGCTGGAGCCGCGAGAATCTGTCCGCCGTGGGCATTCCCGTGCAGGAGAGCTCTTGCTTCGAGTGCGTCTGGCCCATGCTGGCCGCGCGGCGCGCCGACCTGGTTGTGGAATGGCCGCCTGCGGCCTGGCCGGGCATCCGCCACGCCGAGCTCGAGGACCGCGTGCTCCAGACCGGCGTGGTCCTGGACTCCATGCCCTTCCACCTGCACATCGGCAAGCATTCGGCCCATGCCGCCCTGCTGGGTCCCTTCGAGGAGACGGTGGCCGCCATGCGCGTCGACGGAACCCTGGACCGGATCCTGGCGGGCTACTAG